In Nocardioides sp. JS614, the sequence CACCCATGACTACCCCCCAGTCGTCGATCGGTGAGCCCACGCTAGGACGGCCCGAGAGATCGAGACCGTAGGTCGGGCCGACCTTGAGGGAATCTGGAGGAAGTACTCCTCAGGTCGATCAGCGACGGGTCAGCGACGCGAGCGCGGGCCGAACGTCGGCGAGGTACACGAGCGCAGCGATCGTGAAGGCGAGGCTGATCAGCAGCAGCGAACCCCCCAGGACCAGCTGCACCGCCACCCCGAGCCCGAGGATGATCGTCCAGGTCGGCTTGGTGAGCTTGTTCGCCGCGTCGTAGGCCTGCGCGGAGTACATCAGCGAGTTCACGAACGCGAAGATCTTCACCACGAGGAGCACCAGCTCCACGATCATCATGAAGGTCATCTCGGCCTGGAGCACGTGCAGCACCCGCATAGCCTACGGGAACACCGCCGAACGCAACGCTGGTTGCGACCCGAGCGAAGCGAGCCTCGAAGCCACCAGTCGGCCGGACCTGACGAGGCCCCCGAGGGCTCGTGCCTCCCGGGGGTCTCGCGGCCTTCACTCTTCAGAACGGCGTCAGCCGTCCGTCAGTCACCCAGCTTCGACGTGGCGTCGGTGGTGGCCTCCTCCGCGTCGCAGACAGTCGTCTCGGCGGACGGCTACGCACGTAGCGGTACCGTTTGCCAAGCGCGTGCCCCGCGGAGCGTCAGAGCCGCACGACCTTCTTGTTCATGAACTCCTCGATGCCGAGGGCACCGAGTTCGCGGCCGATGCCGGAGCGCTTGATGCCGCCAAAGGGGAGGTCGGGCTGCGAGCCGCCAGCCTGGTTGAGGTAGACCATGCCGGCGTCGATCCGGGCTGCCACGCGCTCGGCGCGCTCGGAATCGCCTGAGAAGACGCTGGCGCCGAGGCCGAAGGGCGTGTCGTTCGCGAGTCGAACCGCGTCGTCCTCGTCATCGACTCGGAAGATGATGGCCACCGGGCCGAAGAGTTCGTCCCGATAGGCCGACATCTCCGGCGTGACGTCAGTGATCACCGTTGGCTCGACGTAGGCGCCGGGTCGCTCGACCCGGTGACCGCCCACGCGGATGGTGGCGCCCTGGTTGCGCGCCTCGTCGAGCTGTCCGATCAAGCGTACGGCGGCCTGCTCCGACGACAGCGGGGCAAGCGTCGTCTCCGGATCAAGCGGGTCCCCTGGCTGGAGTCTGCGGGCAGCCTGGACCATCTTCGTCACGAAGTCGTCGTAGAGCTCGTCCACCACGATCATCCGCTTGGGCGCGTTGCACGCCTGTCCGGTGTTGCCCATCCGTGACTCCATGGCCGTCTCGACCAGGGCATCGAGATCGTCGGTGTCGAGGATGACCATGGGGTCCGAGCCACCCAGTTCGAGAACCACCTTCTTCAGATTCCTGCCGGCCTCGGCCGCGACGGCCGCGCCGGCTCGCTCGCTGCCAGTGACGGATACGCCCTGGATGCGCGGATCAGCGAGGGCCCAGGCGACCTGCTCGTTGGTGGCGTAGACGTTGATGTAGGCGTCAACCGGTACCCCGGCGTCGTGCAAGAGCTGCTCGACCAGGGCCGAGGACTGCGGACAGGACGGCGCGTGCTTGAGGATGATCGTGTTGCCCAGCACCAGGTTGGGCGCCGCGAAGCGGGCGACCTGGTAGTACGGGTAGTTCCACGGCATGATCCCGAGCAGCACCCCGACAGGCCGCTTGAGGATCTTGGCCTCGCCGCCCTGGATGGCGATGGTTTCGTCCGCGAGCAGCTTCGGAGCGTTGTCGGAGTAGTAATGGAAGATGTCCGAGGCGATGCGTACCTCCCCCCGGCTCTCCTCGAGGCGCTTGCCCATCTCCTGGGTGATGGCGCGGGCCAACTCGTCGCTGCGCTCGAGGAACAGGTCTGCGGCCCGAGCCAGGGTCCGGGAGCGCTCCTCCAGCGGCGTGCTCTTCCAGGACTGGAAGGCGAGGTCGGCGCGGCTGACGGCCTCGCGAACCTGCGCGTCGGTTGCCGTGTCGAACTCGCTGATCAGCTCGCCCGTGGCCGGGTTGGTGACGGCGTACACTGCGTCTTCTCCTTCTCAGAGTTGCGCCGGGACGGGCGCGGACGGGGCGAGCAGGCCACGCTCGCTGAGGTTGGACATCAGCGCACGGATGCCGAACTCCCAGCGGGGGGCCTGCTCGGAGTGGGTGACCCGGTTGACCAGGGCGCCGAGTCGCGGGGTGGCGATGCGGACGACGTCGCCGAGCACGTGGGTAAACCCGGCGTCCTCGGCGAACCGGTCCTGGGTGGGAGCGAACAGGGTGCCGGTGAAGAGCATGAAGCCGTCCGGGTACTGGTGGTGGTCACCGTAGGCGTGATGGATTAGGTCCTCCGGGTCACGGCTGATGTTCCGCATCGAGCTGCGGCCGTCGAGCACGAAGTCGTCGACGCCGGTGACGGTCAGCTGGACCTCGATCTGACGGATGTCGTCCATCGTGAATGAGTCGTTGAAGAGACGGATGAACGGGCCCAGTGCGCACGAGGCGTTGTTGTCCTTGGCCTCGGTGAGCAACAGGGCGCTGCGCCCCTCGAAGTCACGGAGGTTGACGTCGTTGCCCAGCGTGGCACCGATCGCCCGACCGTCGGACCGGACCGCGAGCACGACCTCGGGCTCGGGGTTGTTCCACGTCGAGCGGCTGTGCACGCCGATCTCCACGCCGGATCCGACAGCCGACAGCACCGGCGCCTTGGTGAAGATCTCCGGGTCCGGGCCGATGCCGACCTCGAGGTACTGGGACCACAGGTCCTCCTCGATCAGCAGCTCCTTGACGCGCGCGGCGCTCTCGCTGCCGGGGCGCACCGACGAGATGGCCCCCCCGATGATCTCCGAGAGCTGTGCGCGGATCTCGGCCGCGCGGGCGGCATCGCCCTTAGCGCGCTCCTCGATCACCCGCTCCAGCATGCTCTCCACGAAGGTGACTCCGGCGGCCTTGACGACCTGGAGATCGACTGGGGCCAGCAGCCGTGGGCGCGCAGCGTCCTGGTCGGTGGTGGCCGCAGCGAGGTCGGTCATGGACCAGCCGCGCCGCTCGGCCGCGGCGGCGGTGGCCGCGGCCAGGGCGTCGAGGAGGTCGTCGCGCTCGAAGAGGTCCGACACAGTCGGGGCGACGTCAGAGATGTCGATGGCGCGGCCGCCGGTGACGACGACGACACACGGTCCGCCCACCTCCGGGTCGTGCACGCGGCCCACGAGAAGCGCCTGGTCGGCGTCCTCAGGCAGCAGATCCTGGGGTGTGATCATGGAATCGTCCTCTCGTCATGGGTGGTGGATGCGGCGCCCAACTGGCCGGGCTTGCCGCCTTCGAGCCAGGCGAAGTACTCCCAGAACTCCCCGCAGGGACCGGGGAAGTAGATGCAGCGGGCGTTCCAGGGGTAGTCGGCCGGCGGGCTGTAGAACTCAATGCCCCGGGCACGCAGTCGCTCGTAGGCAGTGTCGATTTCCACCGGTGAGGAGAGCTCGACGGCAACCATGACTGTGCGGCCCGAGGGCTCCTCGGCCAGTGCGGGGACGCCGGTGGTCTCGCGGATGAGCTGGGCGTCCCAGAGTGCGAGGATGACGCCCGGCCCTTCGAAGTCGGCGAACCCGGGCATCCGCGAGGACAGCGTGTAGCCCAGCTTGGTGGTGTAGAACTCGACCGATGCCTCGAGGTCATGGGTGACCAGGCAGAGGTCGGTGATCGTGGGTCGACTCACAGTCACTCTTCTCCTTCGCTGGGTTCCTCGACGGTCCACGCGGTCTCGTGCGGGAAGCGCCACGGGGTGGGGATCAGCGAGGCGGACGGCACCGAGCGCACCTCACCACCGTGGTCGACGATGACCTGGGCGTCGGGGGCGTACTGCTGCATGAGCTCACGGCACACGCCGCACGGGTTGGTGACCACGACCCGGCCTGCCTCGTCCTTGCAGACGGCGACCATGGACAGGACCGGTCCGGCGTTGGCGATCTCGACATTGGCGAAGGCCGAGGACTCCGCACACACGTTGATCCGGCGCGAGCCGATGTGCAGGCCGACGAAGACCTGTCCGTCCCCGGTCCGCGCAGCGGCCGCGACCTGGTGGATCTCGGGGTGGAAGGAGCCTTCGAGTACCTCCCTCGCCCGGTGGAAGAGTTCGACCTCTTCGCGGGTCAGCTGACGCATGACTCTCCTAGCTCTCCATGGTCGGTGTCGCGATGCGCAGCTGGCCCTCGGGTGAGCGCTTGGCGAGTACCACGAGGCCGAGCAGCGCCACGACGTAAGGGATCATCTGGGCGAACTGGGGCGGCATCACGTCCTCGCTGATCTGAACGCCAGCCGCCGAGGACAGGCCGAAGACGAAGCACATGACGGCCAGGAGCACGAGCCGGCCCCGGCAGAAGATGACGGCGGCCAGAGCCACGAAGCCCATGCCGCTGGTCATACCCTCGGTGAACAGGGAGAGCTGGCCCAGGCTGAGTTGGACACCAGCCAGGCCGCACAGGGCCAGGCACCAGGATTGGGCGGCGATGCGCATCCAGGTCACGCTGCCACCGGCGGTCGCCAGCGCGTCCGGGTGCTCGCCGGCGGCCTTCAGCCGCCGGACCGCCACCGAGTGCACCACGGCCAGGCCGACCAGCACGGTGAGGATCCAGCTGAGGTAGGTCAACGCCGTGTGTCCCGAGACCAGGCCCGACAGCACGGGAATGTCCTTGACCACCGGGATGTCGAAGCGAGCCATGGCGGGAATGCCCTCGTCGGCGAGGGTCCCCTTGACGCCGTACATGGATCGCAGCAGATAGACCGTGCCTCCCGCCCCGAGGACGTTGAGGACGATCCCAGCGACGAAGACGTTGACCCGAAGCACCGTGACCACGACGCCGAAGAGCAGGCCGGAGACCGCACCGAGCAGGATCGTCAGCACGACCGCGAGCACCCAGGAACTCGTGGACAGGCCGATGACGACGCCGAAGAAGGCGGCGAAGATCATCGCACCTTCGAGTCCGACGTTCAGGTCGCGGGTCCAGGCCGTTGCGAGGCAGCCGAGCCCGGCCAGGAGGATCGGGGTGGTGAATCGGATCCCGGAGGCCAGGAACGCATCAAGCCACTCCATGCGGGTGCCCCTTCCGTGCGAAAGCGAACCGGCGCCGCAGCGACTCGAACGACCTGACCAGGCCGAGACGCGCGGACGCGGCGATGATGATGCCGCCGATGAGGATCAGCGAGAGCTCTGCCGGCACCGTGGAGACCTGCTCGATGCCACGGGCCATGCCGCGCATGAGGCAGTAGATCGTGACCCAGCCCATGGTGGGGATGATGCGGGCGCGGCCGATCAGGGCGACCAGCACGGCGTCCCATCCGATGCCGGACCCGATCTCGGTCCAGAACCGTCCCTGGGAGGCGGTGACCAGCAACGCACCGGCCACGCCGCACAGGGCGCCGCTCACGAGCATCGACATCACCCTGGAGCGGAACACCGAGATGCCGACCGCTTGGGCGAAGTGGGGGCTCTCGCCCGTCATCCGCCAGCGGTAGCCGGCGACGGAGCGCTCGCTGACCCACCACACTGCGATGCCGAGCGCGATGACGACGAAGACCGCGCCGGTCAGGCCGGTACGAGCGGCGAGCTCTGGGAACATCGCCGTGTCATGGACCTCCTTGGTCGTGCCACTCTGCCGGCTCGGGTCCTTGAGCGGTCCGGTGGCCAGGTAGGCGCAGAAGAGGACCACGATATAGTTGGACAGCAGGGTGGAGAGCACCTCGTCGACGCCCCAGGCCGCCCGCAGCCAGCCGAGCGCGGCCGCGATGAGGCCACCGGCGACGGCCGCCGCCATGACGGCGAGCAGGAGGTGGAGGCCGGTGAAGATCGGCCCGATGTAGGCGCCGGTGAGGGCGGCGGCCATGGCCCCCGCGTAGATCTGGCCCTCGGCGCCGAGGTTGAACATGCCCGCCCGGAAGGCCAAGGCGACGCCTAGCCCGGCGACGTAGAGCGGGACGCCCCAGACCAGGGTGCGGGCGATGCTGACCGGGTCGCCGACGGCGTACTCAACGCCGGCCCAGATGGTCGGGACGGGCTGATATCCCTGCAACTGGATCAGCACCGAGGCCATCAGCAGGCCGGTGGCCACGATGAAGGCCGCGGACGGGAAGCGTGAGCGTAGCCACACCCGGGCCACCGATCGCCTGGCAGCCCTGTCCGTGGCTGTGGAGTCGGTGGTGGTCGTCATGCGGCCACGCCGTCCCCGTGAGTTCCCATCATGTACATGCCGAGCTCTTCGCGCGTGGTCTCTTCCACCCGTACGTCGGCAACGACCCGGCCGTCGAACATGACTAGCACGCGGTCGGCGAGGCGGAAGATCTCGTCGAGGTCGGCGGACACGAGCAGTACGGCGCAGCCGCGGGTCGTGGCCTTGGCGATCTGGAAGTAGATCGACTCGATCGCGCCCAGGTCGACGCCTCGTGTGGGTTGGCACAGCAGCAGGCAGTCGGGCTCCTCCTCCAACTCGCGGGCGATCACGACCTTCTGCTGATTGCCACCGGAGAGGGTGCCGCAGTGGGCATCGGCGTCGCGGGTGCGGATGCCGTACTTGGTGATCATGTCGCCCACCCAGCTGCGCAACGCATGGGGGAAGGCCAGCCCGAGGGCCTTCCCGCGAGGCATCTTCCGTATCCGGCCGGCTGCCAGGCCCTCGATGACCGTGCCGTTGATCGGCACGCCTTGGAGGTGGCGGTCCTCTGGGACGTAGGCCAGGCCGAGGTCGCGCCGATGGGCCACCGTCCGGTCGGTGATGTCGAGACCGTTGAGCTCGATCCGGCCTTGGGCGAGGGGCGTCGTGCCCATCAGGGCTTCGGCGAGCACCGACTGGCCGTTGCCCTCCACGCCGGCGATGCCGACGATCTCGCCGGATCGGACCTCCAGGGAGACCCGGTCGAGCGCGGCGTCGTGACCGCGCGCCGCCGTGGACAGGTCGGCGGCGCGCAGCACCACGCCTGCCGCCGTGGCCTCCCTCTCGACCCGCCCGAGGTTGACCCCTTCGCGACCGGTCATGTGAGCGACGATCTCTCCCGGCGTGGTGCTCGCGCACTCGTGGGTGCTGATCGTGCGACCCTGCCGCAGCACCGTGATCCGGTCCGCGATCGCGAACACCTCGCGCAGCTTGTGGGAGATGAAGATGATCGAGTCGCCGCCATCGGCGAGACGACGCAGGAGGCGGAACAGCTCCTCGGTCTCCTGCGGCGTCAAGACCGCCGTCGGCTCGTCCAGGATGATGATCCGGGCGCCACGGTAGAGCACCTTCATGATCTCGACCTGCTGCTGCCGCGCCACGCTGAGCGAGCCGGCCTTGAGGCTGGGATCGAACTGCACACCCAGCCTCTGCATCGGCGATCGCACCGCTTCCTCGGCAGCTTTGCGCCGGTAGCGGCCCCGGCCGCCGGGCTCCGCACCAAGGGTGAGGTTCTCCGCGACCGTGAAGCTGGGCACCAGCATGAAGTGCTGGTGGACCATCCCGATCCCATGACCGATGGAGTCGGCCGGCTTGCGGAAGTCCACCGCCTGTCCGTCGACGCGGATCGTCCCGCCGTCACGGGAGTACATTCCGTAGAGGATCCGCATCAGCGTGGTCTTCCCGGCGCCGTTCTCCCCGACGAGGGCGTGGATCTCTCCCGCCCTCAGGTCGAAGGTGACGTCCTCGTTGGCCGTGACACTGCCGAAACGCTTGGTGATCCCATCCAGCTCCAAGACCGGACGGGAGCGCTCAGCGCTGCTCACTTGATCGTCACTTCGCCATCGACGATGCCCTGCTGCAGGTTCTCCAGCGCGGCCTGCTGGTCAGCGTCGACGAGCGAGTCGTCGTAGATCATCGCCCAGCCACCCTCGGCGAAACCGAAGCTGGACGAGGTGCCCTTCTCCAGCTGACCGGCGGCGTACTTCTCGGCGGTCTGCAAGATGACCGAGTCCACGCCCATCTCCAACGTGCCGGGGCTCTTGCCGGGAGCCAGACTGCTCTTATCGGCGACCACCCCGATGGGTGCGACATCGGTGCCCGACTTGGCGGCATTGAACGAGCCGGCACCGGTCAGGCCGGCGTAGGCGAACACCGCATGCGCGCCCTTGTTGCCCAAGGCGATGGTGATCTCCTTGCCCTTGGCAGGGTCGACGAACGAGCCGGCGTACTGAGCAGCCACGCTCTGGTCGGGGTCCACGGCGGTGACGCCCTGCGTGTAGCCAGACTCGCAGTTCTTGATCACCGGCGCGTTGACGCCGCCGATGAAGCCGGCCGTGTCGCTGCTGGCCGACTGGTTGACGGTCGCGGCCAGTGCGCCGGCCATGAAGCAGCCCTCGGCTGTGCGGAACTCCGCCGAGACGACCTCCGGGCTGTCCACGACGCCGTCGATGAAGACGAACGTGGTGTCGGGGTTCTCGCCGGCGACCTTGACCATGGCGTCGATCGCCTCGAAGCCGAGCACGAAGACGAGGTCGTTCGCGTCGGCAGCGTCCTGCAGCAGCGGTTCGAAGTTCTGCGCCTGGAGCTGGCCCTCATAGGTTTCGACGGTGGCGCCCTGCTCGGTCTTGAGCGGTTCCTCGGCTTTGGCGGCTTGGTCGAAGAAGTCGCCATCGCCGAAGGCATTGTCGACGAAGATGCCGACCTTCAGGGCGTCGCCGTCATCCGCGGAGCCCGTCGTGGGTGCTTGGCCGCCGCACGCGGCCAGCGCCAACCCCAGGGCGACGGCGCTGAGCGCCGTCCACGTGGCCTTCAACTTCATGGGATTCTCCTTCGCGCCGGAGCCTGTGTTGCGCGGCTCACACTTTCGGGTTGGCAGGATGGTACATTCATCATATGATCTGATCAACACTTGATTTGGAGAGCTCTTCCCCGGCACTCCAGGAAGACATTCAGAGAGGCGCAGATGGCCAAGCGTGTCGTGGTCACCGACCACGCATTCCGCAGCGTCCGGCACGAGCAGGCGGTGGCCGCCGCGCACGGCGCCTCCTTCGCCTGCTTTGCCGCCACCACCGTCGAGGATGCCAAGGCGGCCACTGCCGGAGCGGACGTGGCCTTCGTCAACTTCGCGCCGATGACCCGCGAGGTCCTTGCCGGGATGCGGTCCGGCGGGACCGTCGTGCGCTACGGCATCGGTTATGACAACGTGGACGTGCCGGCCGCACGCGAACTCGGCATCCACGTCGCCAACGTTCCCGACTACGGCGTCGAGACCGTCGCCGACCACGCCAGCGCCTCGCTGCTTGCACTCGCCCGGCGACTGCCCATCTACAGCGGCCGCATCCGCACCGAACGCTGGGTGCGTCCCGGCGACATCGGGGCGATCCGCGGAATGCGCTCGAGCGTGGTGGGCCTGGTCGGCATGGGCCGGATCGCCCAGGCAGTCCACGACCGACTCCGGCCCTTCGGGTTCAGCTTCGTGGCCTACGACCCACTCTGCGACCCCGAGGTCTTCGTGGAGCGCGACGTCACCCCGGTCTCGTTGCTGGAGTTGGCTCAGCAGGCGCACGCCATCTCGCTCCACGCCCCCAGCAACGCAGAGACCCGCGGCATGATCGGCGAGGAGTTCTTCCGGGCCGTGCAGCCGGGGACCGTGCTGGTCAACACCGCGCGGGGATCGTTGGTCGACGAGGCGGCGCTCGTGCGAGCCCTCGACGAGGGGCGGATCGCGGCGGTGGCCCTGGACGTGACGGATCCCGAGCCCGTCCCGGTCGAGTCGCCGCTACGCAACCGTGACGAGGTGCTCCTCACCCCCCACGCGGCGTTCTACGACGAGGACTCACTCGACCGCCTGCAGCTACTCGCCGCCGAGGAAGCCGGGCGTGCGTTGCGCGGCGACCGGCTCCGCTGTCCGCTTACCTAGTCCCAGCGTCGGCCGCACCGCATGCCCGAATCCGATCCCAGGAGGGCTCCATGAGCCAGCAGACCCCCACTCACCGACTCCCTCAGCCCACGAAGTTCGCGCGCCGCCGGTTGTCGGAGGACGTGGCCGACGCGATCAAGGACTTCGTCGTCTCCTCCGACCTCAATCCGGGCGACAAGCTCCCCACGGAGCCCGAGCTGGTCGAGCGCTACGGCGTCAGTCGGTCGGTCGTTCGTGAGGCGGGCCGGCTCCTGGTCGAGCGCGGCTTGGTCGAGATCAGCCCGGGCCGAGGCATGCTGGTGGCCGAGTTCAACGGCACCAGCATTGCCCGCCAGTACGAGCTCATGCTGGAGCTCAAGGCCGGCAGTTTCCGAGATCTCATGGAGATGCGGCTGGTGCTGGAGGTCGGAATGGCCCGGCTGGCCGCCGAGCGGCACACCCAGGAGGACGCCGAAGAGCTGCTCGCAGCGCTCGACAACTTCGCACTCGCCGGACAAAGCCAGCAGAAGGCGCTCGAGGCCGACCTAGCCTTCCATGCGTTGATCGCTCGATGCGTCCACAACCCGTTCTTCGAGTTCGTCGCCAACCCCGTCAACGACTACCTGCGGAGTGCCTACAGCTCGAGCTTGGGCTACGAGGCGGCGCGCTCGTGCACGCTCGACGAGCACCGCGCCATCGCCGACGCGGTCCTCGCCCGCGATGGCGACCGCGCGAGCGAACTCAGCCGACTGCACCTGCAACGCATCCTCGATACCAGGCGTGACCTCGTGGCCGATTCCGAGCAGCCGGATCCCAGCCAGGACGGAGAGAGGCCATGAGTGACGATCTCGACCTCCTGGCGGCCTCGCCCGAGCACTTCAGCCTGACCGACAAGCACGTGGTCGTCACCGGCGGCGGTCGGGGGCTGGGCCAGGGAATCGCCGTCTCGGCAGCGCTCTCCGGCGCGGCGGTCACCGTCGTCGCCCGCTCCAAGGACCAGCTGCACGCTACCGCCGACCTGATCGCGCGCACGGGCGGCACCTGCCGCGTCGTCACCGCCGACCTCTCCGACACCGAATCGCTCGACCGTCTCGTCGATGACCTCTCCGAGTCGGCGCCGATCGACGGGATCGTCCACGTCGCCGGCGTTCAGCTTCGCAAGGCGGCCGTCGACGTGACGGTCGACGATTGGCGGTGGGTGCAGCGGATGAACGTGGAAGCCCCCTTCTTCCTCAGCACGGCCGTGGCCAGGCGGCAGCAGGGGGAA encodes:
- a CDS encoding DUF2516 family protein, which encodes MLHVLQAEMTFMMIVELVLLVVKIFAFVNSLMYSAQAYDAANKLTKPTWTIILGLGVAVQLVLGGSLLLISLAFTIAALVYLADVRPALASLTRR
- a CDS encoding NAD-dependent succinate-semialdehyde dehydrogenase, with translation MYAVTNPATGELISEFDTATDAQVREAVSRADLAFQSWKSTPLEERSRTLARAADLFLERSDELARAITQEMGKRLEESRGEVRIASDIFHYYSDNAPKLLADETIAIQGGEAKILKRPVGVLLGIMPWNYPYYQVARFAAPNLVLGNTIILKHAPSCPQSSALVEQLLHDAGVPVDAYINVYATNEQVAWALADPRIQGVSVTGSERAGAAVAAEAGRNLKKVVLELGGSDPMVILDTDDLDALVETAMESRMGNTGQACNAPKRMIVVDELYDDFVTKMVQAARRLQPGDPLDPETTLAPLSSEQAAVRLIGQLDEARNQGATIRVGGHRVERPGAYVEPTVITDVTPEMSAYRDELFGPVAIIFRVDDEDDAVRLANDTPFGLGASVFSGDSERAERVAARIDAGMVYLNQAGGSQPDLPFGGIKRSGIGRELGALGIEEFMNKKVVRL
- a CDS encoding fumarylacetoacetate hydrolase family protein, which encodes MITPQDLLPEDADQALLVGRVHDPEVGGPCVVVVTGGRAIDISDVAPTVSDLFERDDLLDALAAATAAAAERRGWSMTDLAAATTDQDAARPRLLAPVDLQVVKAAGVTFVESMLERVIEERAKGDAARAAEIRAQLSEIIGGAISSVRPGSESAARVKELLIEEDLWSQYLEVGIGPDPEIFTKAPVLSAVGSGVEIGVHSRSTWNNPEPEVVLAVRSDGRAIGATLGNDVNLRDFEGRSALLLTEAKDNNASCALGPFIRLFNDSFTMDDIRQIEVQLTVTGVDDFVLDGRSSMRNISRDPEDLIHHAYGDHHQYPDGFMLFTGTLFAPTQDRFAEDAGFTHVLGDVVRIATPRLGALVNRVTHSEQAPRWEFGIRALMSNLSERGLLAPSAPVPAQL
- a CDS encoding VOC family protein; amino-acid sequence: MSRPTITDLCLVTHDLEASVEFYTTKLGYTLSSRMPGFADFEGPGVILALWDAQLIRETTGVPALAEEPSGRTVMVAVELSSPVEIDTAYERLRARGIEFYSPPADYPWNARCIYFPGPCGEFWEYFAWLEGGKPGQLGAASTTHDERTIP
- a CDS encoding cytidine deaminase; protein product: MRQLTREEVELFHRAREVLEGSFHPEIHQVAAAARTGDGQVFVGLHIGSRRINVCAESSAFANVEIANAGPVLSMVAVCKDEAGRVVVTNPCGVCRELMQQYAPDAQVIVDHGGEVRSVPSASLIPTPWRFPHETAWTVEEPSEGEE
- a CDS encoding ABC transporter permease → MEWLDAFLASGIRFTTPILLAGLGCLATAWTRDLNVGLEGAMIFAAFFGVVIGLSTSSWVLAVVLTILLGAVSGLLFGVVVTVLRVNVFVAGIVLNVLGAGGTVYLLRSMYGVKGTLADEGIPAMARFDIPVVKDIPVLSGLVSGHTALTYLSWILTVLVGLAVVHSVAVRRLKAAGEHPDALATAGGSVTWMRIAAQSWCLALCGLAGVQLSLGQLSLFTEGMTSGMGFVALAAVIFCRGRLVLLAVMCFVFGLSSAAGVQISEDVMPPQFAQMIPYVVALLGLVVLAKRSPEGQLRIATPTMES
- a CDS encoding ABC transporter permease — encoded protein: MTTTTDSTATDRAARRSVARVWLRSRFPSAAFIVATGLLMASVLIQLQGYQPVPTIWAGVEYAVGDPVSIARTLVWGVPLYVAGLGVALAFRAGMFNLGAEGQIYAGAMAAALTGAYIGPIFTGLHLLLAVMAAAVAGGLIAAALGWLRAAWGVDEVLSTLLSNYIVVLFCAYLATGPLKDPSRQSGTTKEVHDTAMFPELAARTGLTGAVFVVIALGIAVWWVSERSVAGYRWRMTGESPHFAQAVGISVFRSRVMSMLVSGALCGVAGALLVTASQGRFWTEIGSGIGWDAVLVALIGRARIIPTMGWVTIYCLMRGMARGIEQVSTVPAELSLILIGGIIIAASARLGLVRSFESLRRRFAFARKGHPHGVA
- a CDS encoding ABC transporter ATP-binding protein — protein: MSSAERSRPVLELDGITKRFGSVTANEDVTFDLRAGEIHALVGENGAGKTTLMRILYGMYSRDGGTIRVDGQAVDFRKPADSIGHGIGMVHQHFMLVPSFTVAENLTLGAEPGGRGRYRRKAAEEAVRSPMQRLGVQFDPSLKAGSLSVARQQQVEIMKVLYRGARIIILDEPTAVLTPQETEELFRLLRRLADGGDSIIFISHKLREVFAIADRITVLRQGRTISTHECASTTPGEIVAHMTGREGVNLGRVEREATAAGVVLRAADLSTAARGHDAALDRVSLEVRSGEIVGIAGVEGNGQSVLAEALMGTTPLAQGRIELNGLDITDRTVAHRRDLGLAYVPEDRHLQGVPINGTVIEGLAAGRIRKMPRGKALGLAFPHALRSWVGDMITKYGIRTRDADAHCGTLSGGNQQKVVIARELEEEPDCLLLCQPTRGVDLGAIESIYFQIAKATTRGCAVLLVSADLDEIFRLADRVLVMFDGRVVADVRVEETTREELGMYMMGTHGDGVAA
- a CDS encoding BMP family lipoprotein, whose amino-acid sequence is MIRSYDECTILPTRKCEPRNTGSGAKENPMKLKATWTALSAVALGLALAACGGQAPTTGSADDGDALKVGIFVDNAFGDGDFFDQAAKAEEPLKTEQGATVETYEGQLQAQNFEPLLQDAADANDLVFVLGFEAIDAMVKVAGENPDTTFVFIDGVVDSPEVVSAEFRTAEGCFMAGALAATVNQSASSDTAGFIGGVNAPVIKNCESGYTQGVTAVDPDQSVAAQYAGSFVDPAKGKEITIALGNKGAHAVFAYAGLTGAGSFNAAKSGTDVAPIGVVADKSSLAPGKSPGTLEMGVDSVILQTAEKYAAGQLEKGTSSSFGFAEGGWAMIYDDSLVDADQQAALENLQQGIVDGEVTIK
- a CDS encoding C-terminal binding protein; translation: MAKRVVVTDHAFRSVRHEQAVAAAHGASFACFAATTVEDAKAATAGADVAFVNFAPMTREVLAGMRSGGTVVRYGIGYDNVDVPAARELGIHVANVPDYGVETVADHASASLLALARRLPIYSGRIRTERWVRPGDIGAIRGMRSSVVGLVGMGRIAQAVHDRLRPFGFSFVAYDPLCDPEVFVERDVTPVSLLELAQQAHAISLHAPSNAETRGMIGEEFFRAVQPGTVLVNTARGSLVDEAALVRALDEGRIAAVALDVTDPEPVPVESPLRNRDEVLLTPHAAFYDEDSLDRLQLLAAEEAGRALRGDRLRCPLT
- a CDS encoding FadR/GntR family transcriptional regulator, translating into MADAIKDFVVSSDLNPGDKLPTEPELVERYGVSRSVVREAGRLLVERGLVEISPGRGMLVAEFNGTSIARQYELMLELKAGSFRDLMEMRLVLEVGMARLAAERHTQEDAEELLAALDNFALAGQSQQKALEADLAFHALIARCVHNPFFEFVANPVNDYLRSAYSSSLGYEAARSCTLDEHRAIADAVLARDGDRASELSRLHLQRILDTRRDLVADSEQPDPSQDGERP
- a CDS encoding SDR family NAD(P)-dependent oxidoreductase, encoding MVVTGGGRGLGQGIAVSAALSGAAVTVVARSKDQLHATADLIARTGGTCRVVTADLSDTESLDRLVDDLSESAPIDGIVHVAGVQLRKAAVDVTVDDWRWVQRMNVEAPFFLSTAVARRQQGEGRPGSHVFIGSLNSTIGLPRISPYAASKTALLGMARVLSTEWAAHGQRANVVGPGYFHTQLTDDLFTDPANRARILGRIPAGRLGTPADLGGAVVFLLSDASRYLTGQLINVDGGWLAS